TTAGAGGCATCAAAAATTCTCAACTTAGGAAATGAATGCTTGGTGCTAGAACAAGTGATTGCACCATGAAGATGATTTGATCGTAAACTCAGCACCTGTAACTCTGGTAAAGTTTCTAGCCAATTGGGAAATGTATCCTCTATGTTGTTGTCACCAAGGTCCAATACTTCAAGATTTGAACATTGAGCCAAAGACTGCGGTAATGGTCCTTCCAATTGGTTGCCATTCAACTTTATAGTCTCAAATGCATTTCCTTTGGAGAAGGTTCTAGGAATGCTTCCATAGAGGTTGTTCATTTGCATATCCAAAATAGAGAGATGAGGAAATGTTCCCAGACATTGTGGAATCATACCTGTCAAATTGTTGTGAGCCAAATTGAGAATGTAAAGGGAACTTGCATTGCAGAATGTTGAAGAGATATTTCCTGTGAAGTTGTTGTTTGAGAGTAAAAAGTGTACAATGCCATGAGGTGGAATTGGAAGATGTCcttgcaacattttgaaactcaGGTTAATGTGTATAATGTCCTTCCATGAGTTTAAGAGTTTCTTATGAAACCATTTGGGAATTTTCCCATGAATGTAGTTATTGGAGAGATCTAATGTTTGCAGATTTTGTGCTTGGAATTTAGGAAAACTATTAATATTAGCAGACGAGAAATCTAAGTCAACAAGGTTGGGTAAGATGGAGTCAGCACTGCTATCAATGTTGATAGAAATAAAACTATTGTGTGAAAGAATGAGggaatttagtttttttaattttgaaaattggtgAAAATCCACGACACCACTCAAGTTTGTTGACGACAAATCTAAGTTGGTAAGATTTTGGAGTTCATATATTGAATTTGGAAAATGACCATGTAGGTTGTTACTAGAGAGATCCAAAGATTGCAAAGAATATGTTGAGAACTCACCAATGAACCCTGTGAGGTGGTTGTCGCCGAGGACCAACCCTAACAACGAAGGCAAAGAATAACACCAATGTGGAATTGTTCCATTTAACATGTTATCCCTCAAACCCACATAGCTCAATTTTGAACGTTTTGTGATTTCAATTGGAATTGGCCCAACTAGTTTGTTAAATgataaacctaaaataaaaaggTGAGGTAGATGAAAAAGTGATGATGGAACTTGGCCTGTTAGCTTGTTAGAGGAAAGTGATAAATATTCCAATTTGTTTAAATTTCCATAAACAATTGGGATGCCTCCGCTAAAGTTATTATATGCAAGATTACAATGAATGAGGTGTTTGAGGTTTGAAAGTAATGGTGAGATCTCACCGTTAAGTTTATTAAATGAAAGGTCCAAATATGTTAGTTGGGTGAGATTCCACAAAGATAGAGGAACCATCCCATCTAAATTGCAATGTGAAAGGTCTAATTGAGTAAGAGACTTCAATTGACCTATGGAATAAGGAATTTCACCTGAAAAAGCAGAGGAAGAGAGGTTCAAGTATCTTAGAGGAGAGCTCCAGTTGGATTTTGGAAGTTGACCACTAAGGTTATAATTGAATGACAAATCCAATCTTTGAAGATTAGGTAAAGAGAGGATGTCACTTGACAAATTTCCTTGCAACTCAGTTTCTGATAGACTAAGAGAAACCAAAGAGGATGACAAATTCTTTAGCATTGACAATGAGCTCTCCGTAATGGAAGACATATCCACACTATTCAAATGAAGCTCCCTTAAATTAGTAGCATTATGAATGAGTTTCTTCCATGTCAACGGATTAATTTCCATGTTCGAGTAACTATAACTGCTAAGATCAAGTGATATTAATTTTGACAAATGAGAGATTGTGGAGGGAGTATTACCCTTGAGGtgacaaaatgataaatttagaTGTGTGAGATTCACTAAATCGCCAATACCAATAGGCATTGAAGATCCAGAAAAATGATTAAAAGCCAAGTTGAGTTGTTGAAGGTGTCTAAGCTTGTAGATTGTGCTATTAGGTTGTAATTCACCTTTCAGATTGTTGCAACTGAGATCCAAACCAATCACGTGATCAGACACGGTGTCGCACGTGACACCATCCCACTCGCAACAATCTGTGCCGGTTTTCCAAGATTCTgtcttaaaagaaaaagacaaacacATAGACAGAAAACCGGGTTTAGATGAAGTGTTGACAGAAAATGAGTGTTTGAATTGTAACAAGGCGGAGCTATCATGTTGGCTGCACAATGAGAAAGTGTAGGAAGTAAAATGAGTAAGCAGCAATAACAAGAACAAGTGAAAAGTAAAATAAGGCAATAGAATAAAAAAGGACCGCATTTTGATGATTTAGGATATACCAATTGATTAGCCTCTATTTATATAGGAAACATAACCTGAAACTAAGGGGCAAGGACCAAAAAGGTTGACTTATTAGATTGTTTGCAAATTGAGTCTACGTATTCCCTTATTTTGTTTTGGGGGTGCTTTTCATAAACATATACTGATATGACATTTGGCAACAATATTAATTCAGTAACCATCATAGAAAAGTTTGGTGTTcattaaactaaataatatcttCGAAGACCAGACTTTTTGAACGTAATTAGCACGAAAGTTGGAATCTTATTTCAAGTTGTGATAAGATAACAAATTCATTTAAGTAGCAATCACAGTGAGTAATGTGCTTAAAAATACAcctgaaatgaagaaaataacattaattgtATTTAGAATCGGAGACTTAGACTTCTTCAAATGTACATACTTTAAAGAGCAAATTACGAgacttttaagttatttaattataacaaatcggttttttaagattttttcgTATCACTTGcgtcatttaagttatttaattataacaaGTTAGTTATGTAGTTGCTCAAAAAACAAGTTAGTTATGTAAGTATTTTTCGTAACACTTAGGtcgtttaagttatttaattgtaactttAGGTCCCGAATAACTTGCAGTTTTAAGATCTGAAATCCCTCAATTTGTTACAGTTAAATAGCTTAGAGGACCTAATTGGtacgaaaaaaattaaaggaccaacttgttataattaattaacttaaaggacctaagTGGTACGTAAAAATCTTAAATGACCAATTTCTTACAactaaataacttaaaagacttATGGTGtaatttaacatttattttatgtacgtgttttttgtatggttcttaactaaactacaaaaatttctttaaatttataatttcttcAAAGTTTGTTACAGCACAAAAGAAAATGCATTGagcatataaaaagaaaaagtatcaGATGCCATCGGATATCGATACTCAACTCGTGGGTTCTACGGTAGACCACCTTTATAATTGGTTCATCATGGACCACATTTCTTATATTTACGACTAAGTGGGTGACTTGATTGATGTTTGTTCAGTGCAAGCTACAAAACAAATTACATTCTCCCCCATGATATTTAACATTATTGCATTCTTAGAACTAGATTCAAACTCACGACATCTAGTTAAGTTGTAAGAGATCACTTTCGTCTTACCGAAGTAATCTTGGGTTATTTTCCGTTGTTTTAATCAAacttgttgtgaattcgatgagaaaaccacaccaataacaaacttgatgtgtggagcaaggaataaccaagcaaccaaaacaaagtatatggaataattaaaaacacaagccaaaagtagaaaacagcgagagagaaaggaagagagaacgcaagaatttgttgacctagttcggtccaaattgacctagtctgggggagagaatAGCCATTcgtttcactatatgatgagtaaccttacaaaagagatatcaatgggttacaagaataagtctcccacCTAATTCTATCCAAAACCCTAATCTCTTcacgtaaccaagagactcaatcctaatagtgtttcccaaggtgaatcaaccctcaaaccctagtgtttgttgccaagagacaaagtctatacaaaccctagatttgtcgttgcctttctaaacctttatttcagccccctctatctcaaggtttacactgatacaatgtctatatttatagcAAAAGTAACTCccataaaattgtaaaaaatctgacccaaaaatatgtttctggaaagaaaaaaaaactacacgcAAAATCGGGCCCTGAATTTAGCAAATCGGGCGCTGATTTTTGTCGCAACAAACTGCTCCAACAGGCAGCCAAAATTGGGCCCCGAACTCCACAAATCGGGCACTGATTTTGGGTCTTCCAGCAAACATGATTTTGCACTCCAAActccaattttgagtcacttctACAACAAAACTAATACTCCCTTCTTTCTAAATTATAAGTCGCTttataataccaatgaaactataattttacttttcctattatatcattTAGTTGATTGGTAGAGCTATTGCTTCTTAATGTGAATGAGGGCATCCTTAATCTATTATAATTTATTGGGAAATGCTAAGGACGGTTGATAAGAAATCCAATGAAGAAAtcttatcttaaaaattgtgcattcattacattgaaactttaaaaactCTCTGGTGCTGGCACGTCATCATCTTGTGTGCCAAGCAATCTATTTTGTGACAGATCAGCAAAATTGTGTTCATCTTAGAATCTCAGAAAGCAAGTTCTCACAATCACAATCCTACTTATTCTGTCTAAGGTGATAACAGAGTTGCAAATGCATTGATGTTTCTGTAATTGatataaaatgaaaacatattGTCTTTAATTGAAGGGCTTATTGAACAATTACCTTATTCAATGATACTTAGGCCTACTAATGTCTCCTTCAAGTttagtgtgtatatatatagatattcaCTTTGttctataaaagaaaaatgaacgTTCATTTTGAGCATATGATCTATGATATGAATGATGCATCAAAGAACGGTGCTACAACTTCATATGTTCACTGACACCGAAATTTAACACAAAATTAAACTTTGATTCATTTTATGCTTATGTATATAGCAATTATCAAGGACACATCAAAGGGAAACAAAGTTATATGattaaaaatattcttaaaaagataaaaactatGAACAAATAAGATAGTTACAAGATCTTGCGGATGTCAGAGGAAGAAGATTTGAGATATAAAGCTGAATTCAAAGCTCATAACCTTCGGGAATAGCCAGAACCTGCACATTTCTTGCAGAGTACCAATCCTACAAAATGTGAATTAGACACGGGTATTAGTAGATTATACCGTGAAATATCTTGTGGGTTTTCACCAGAATCGCAGATCATGGAAAATAACactttgttcaaattctgctaagCTACAATGCTATAATGGCACTAGAGCCACTATTTAACAAAACTATATCAAATAACGTATCGCAAAACAATAACGATTTATTCAAATTCCAGTATGGCGTACACTAGAGCCGCTATTTTACAACACTGGTTTCCTaccaaaagtaaaaacattCTACTAAAGACAGTACAGAGAAGCACAACCCAAATTATTCATATTAAATAAAGAATGCAAAATAAATGCAATTTTGCATGATGTccaataacaattttttgtatataAGAGATAATGACATAAAGAGATACCTGAACCCTTGCATACTTTGCAGTCAACCAACCCCATCTCTTTTTTCATCTTGCCGTTGTTgcaaaaaacacattttgttccaccTGCTTATCAATCATGGCAtttaaaattgttcaaaaaaaaatcatggcatTTAAAATTGTAGCTTTTATCAACACTCATTAATAAGAATACAAGTTGGCCATTTACTTTATATACAAAGCAGGACTCCTCTTGATTAAGGAACAAACAGGTTCGCTAGAACAGTTAAAACATTGGGAGTGCAATGGCAATAGAAAATACAATTGTGAATCATAACTATCACTAAAGCATGTATAATCACATGTGTTGTTCGAttcaattacttttttattttctcaattttttataCTATGTCAGTGTCAATGTTGTATTCGGTGTTTGTGTCTCTGTATGTACTTCATAACCGACGAAACATTgaacaataattagtaataaccaattgacaatttttaataccttattatcatcaaaactcaataaggttcattgtgaaacacattttgttccaacagagcTTCCCTCACAATCTCTACATTTAGAACTTCAAATCTctacattttatatatttcctCATTGCCATAGTCCATAAGCCTTTTACTCTTCTAGTGATACTTCTGTACACTTCAATTTGATCTCCTAAACTTAGCGTTGGGATTATCAAACTCCCCACGAATCAATATTTTCATTGTCAGATTCGTAAATATCTTGTCTTGATAGCAAAAAAAGAACTGATCTGAATTCTCAATGGTTCATGCATCTGCCGTCACACATTTATCATACtaacatcaaatttcttccaCCAGTTTAGATTTAAATAAATGACCATTTCGACGACAAAACTTGTGCTGTAATAGATCAATAGcttaataaaaaacaacaacgaTCCTTTTCAGTCTAGTGCACCATATTAGATATTGGTGATTAATATTACACATATTGCTTCAATTGTTCAAATATATTACAAATATTGCATCAATTGTTAAAAATGGTAAGCCTTCTTACATGACATGTCGGCTAATCAGTTAAGCTATTCAACTTTCGGATCTCCAAGTTGACAACAATGCTCAAaagtaataaaagaaaaaaaaaattgataaccaAAAAGGTGTCTGGTAGTGAGGGTCACATGGCCACGTGTCACATTTATGTGTGATGGTAGAAAAGGTGTGCGGCACTTGTGGTGGTCAACTTATCACCACTCAATTATTTGcattaatattttagataaaaATATGGTGTCTCTCTCATGTGGTTGCTCTTCGCTAAAGGGAGTGCCCCAGACTCTCCTTGCGACCCCACAAGAAAAAGCTAAATAGCTTTGGttaacacatatattttttttaaacaagtctattatctacaatttttttttgttaagcaACACATTTTATTTACTAGCTATCGAAGTATGAAAATGAACTTATACTTTTAACAATGTCTCAAGCCTTGAATTTACCTTCGTTGTTTGTTGGACAATTGATATATCATAATGATTTGAGTTGATGTGCGTTTTGTTTGTCATTTACTTGAAATTGTTTTCAGCCTTTGGTGTTTGTATCTGTGTCCATGCTTGATGTGTAATGTGgtctttctcatatcataatgATTCAATTTCCTGTGTAATATTCAGCATCATCATTTTCAAAGGCATGCTGGGAGTTTGGTAGTGAACGACATTATACGAGGGGTCCGGGGAGGAGTGGCACCGCTTAGTGCCGAATCGCTAGTTTGGTTTATAATTCAAGagaagtttcttttttttttagtgttactATAATTCAAGAGAAGTTGAACACAAGGAATAGATTCAAGagattaaatattataattgaacCATATTTGCACATCACAGCTTAAAGCAACAATACGTTTTACtcatattttcatatgaatGTGTATGTATTTACGCATGTTTTAATGAATATTgttcaattattcattcattgcCGCAACACCCTAATCGAGTCGATGACACACTTGCACAGGCATAAAGGAGTGATAATTACATAGAAATAATATTTGGATGCTGTGACACCATTCAATTCCATTTTATAAGAGAAGTTGAACACTGAAATAGATTAAATATTACACACTGAGGATATGGTTTCAAATATACATTATTCAAAAGGTAAAAAACATCAACATCCTTCAATCGAAGCACCAACATCTATATCCAtcatagaaattaaaaacaacatattttgatATGTGTGAACTACCTAACAACCAAAAGacattgagataaaaaaaaaaagtttagaagttGAAGCAATTAAGTCTTATCATTTATTCAACAATAAAATCTTGAAAGTAACAAAAAAGCAATTGATCActttaatttcttatttgttCAACAACTTACAATAACACATtggtattaaaatatatatatatatatatatatatatatgatactaCATCCCTTAAACTGGGAAATTCAGATTAATTACAAACAGTTATATCTACATATTTGAAAACACCATCATCCAATTAATTCATTCTTCTGCGATTTGCGATGGCTCTGTTGTTTGTTCTTTTCAATCTTATGTCAAACATATGTTCAACATGTCTTACAAGCCATTCGGGTTTACCGGTGAAGAAGAATACATTATATCCGAATAGCAACCCGAATATTGCCCCACATGCATATCCGATTGCTACCGCTTTCCAGCCAAATCCtgattcttcttcatcttcagatGTTGAATGAGGTGGCAGATCTTCCTCATTTTTGCATGATTTAGACAATGGAAATCCACACAACATTGTATTTCCTTCAAAAGAATCATTTCCAAATGTATTAAACTGTTGACCTTTAGGTATGATTCCCTCAAGATGGTTTTGTGAAAGGTTTAAGACTGAGAGGAAGTTCAAATTTGTCAAAGCCACAGGAATCTCACCCTTCAATTGGTTGCATGAGAGGTCCAACCACTCCAAATTTCTCAAATGACTCAAAGATTGTGGAATGCTACTTGTGATTCCATTGTTTGAAAGGTTAAGTCCTTTGAGAGAATTTAATTCTCCAATGACTTGTGGAATTTCACCTTCAAACATGTTATTTGATAAATCAATAGTTGTGAAAGCAGTCAATATCCTTGTTAGCTCAATGAAAAAACCTTTCACTGTGACCACAACGGAATCATTGTAGTAACCATTACGCATGTATTGCAGatcaatttttttgtcattcaCCTTCATCATTCCTTGAAAGTTCTTGATGCATGATGCTGGCAAGGGCCCACTAAAATTGTTGTTAGAGACATCAAAAATTCTCAACTTGGGAAATGTATGCTTGGTGCTAGAACAGGTGATTGCACCATGAAGATTATTTGATCGTAAACTTATCACCTGTAACTCTGGTAGAGTTTCTAGCCAATCAGGAAATGTATCCTCAACGTTGTTGTCACCAAGGTCCAAAACTTCAAGATATGAACAGTTAGCCAAAGATTGTGGTAATGATCCTTCCAATTGGTTGCCATTCAACTTTATAGTCTCAAATGCATTTCCTTTGGTAAAGGTTCTAGGAATGCTTCCATAGAGGTTGTTCATTTGCATATCCAAAACATAGAGATTAGGAAATGTTCCTAGGCATTGTGGAATCATACCTTTCAAATTGTTGTGAGCCAAATCGAGCACATAAAGGGAACTGGCATTGCAGAATGTTGAAGAAATGTATCCTGTGAAGTTGTTATTTGAGAGTGAAAAGTATTGAATGCCAGAAGGTGGAATTGGAAGATCTCCTTGAAAGTTGTTGTGAGCCAAATTGAGGGTATAAAGGGAACTTGCGTTGCGGAATGTTGAAGAAATATTTCCTGTGAAGTTGTTATTTGAGAGTGAAAAGTATTGAATGCCAGATGGTGGAATTGGAAGATCTCCTTGCAACATGTTGAAACTAAGATCAATGTACCGAATGTCCTTCCATGAGTTTAAGAGCTTCGTATGAAACCATTTGGGAATTTTCccatgaatgttgttgttggagAGATCTAATGTTTGCAGATTTCGTGCTTGGAATTTAGGAAAACTATTAATATTAGCAGAGGATAAATCTAATGAAAAAAGGTTGGGTATGATGGAGTCAATACTGCTATCAATGTTGATAGAAAGAAAAGTATTGTGTGAAAGAACGAGATACCatagtttgtttaattttgaaaattggtgAAAATCCACAACACCACTCAAGTTTGTTGATGACAAATATAAGTAAGTAAGATTTTGGAGTTGAAATATTGAATTTGGAAAATGACCTTGTAGGTTGTTATTAGAGAGATCCAAAGATTGCAAAGAATATGTTGAGAACTCACCAATGAACCCTGTGAGGTGGTTGTCGCTGAGGCCCAACTCTAACAATGAAGGCAAAGAATAACACCACTGTGGAATTGTTCCATTTAACATGTTATCATCCAAAAACACATAGCTCAATTTTGAACGTTTTGTGATTTCAATTGGAATTGGGCCAACTAGTTTGTTATCTgctaaatataaatgagaaagaTGAGGTAGATGAAAAAGTGATGATGGAACTTGGCCTGTTAGGTTGTTAGAGGAAAGTgctaaatatttcaatttgattAAATTTCCATAAACATTTGGGATGCTACCGCTAAAGTTATTATATGCAAGATAACAATGAATGAGGTGTTTGAGGTTTGAAAGTAATGGTGAGATCTCACCGTTAAGTTTATTCAATGAAAGGTCCAAATGTGTTAGTTGGGTGAGATTCCACAAAGATAGAGGAACCATCCCATCAAAATTGCAATGTGAAAGGACTAATTGAGTAAGAGACTTCAATTGACCTATGGAATAAGGAATTTCACCTGAAAAAGCAGAGGAAGAGAGGACCAAGTACCTTAGAGGAGTGCTCCAGTTGGACTTTGGAAGTTGACCACTAAGGTTTTGATTAAATGACAAATCCAATCTTTGAAGATTAGGTAAAGAGAGGATGTCACTTGATATATTTCCTTGCAACACAGTGTCTCGTAGACTAAGAGAAACCAAAGAGGATGACAAATTCTTTAGCATTGACAAAGAGCTCTCTCTGATGGAAGACATGTTCACATTATCCAAATAAAGTTCCCTTAAATTAGTAGCATTATGAATGAGTTTCTTCCATGTCAATGGATTTAGTTTCAATTCCACATCCCCAAAACTGCTAAGATCAAGTGATACTAATTTTGACAAATGAGAGATTGTGGAAGGAATATTACCATTGAGGTAACAATTTGATAGATTTAGATGTGTGAGTTTCACTAAATCTCCAACACCAATAGGCATTGAAGACcaagaaaaatgattaaaagCCAAGTTGAGTTGTTGAAGGTGTTTAAGCTGAAAGATGGTGCTATTGGGATGTAATTCACCTTTTAGATTGTTGCAACTGAGGTCCAGACCAATCACGTGATCTGACATGGTGTCGCACGTGACACCATCCCACTCACAACAATCTGTACTGTTTTGCCAAGATTCTGtcttgaaagaaaaagaggaacaaCCAAAGTACGGATTGGGTTGAGATGAAGTGTTGACAGAAAAAGAGTTTTTGAATTGTAACAAGGCAGAGTTGTCATGTTTGTTGCACAGTGAGAAAGTGTGGGAAGTAAAATGAGTAAGCAACAACAACGAGAAGAAGTGAAAGGT
Above is a genomic segment from Medicago truncatula cultivar Jemalong A17 chromosome 5, MtrunA17r5.0-ANR, whole genome shotgun sequence containing:
- the LOC11424531 gene encoding receptor-like protein 9DC3; the encoded protein is MRSFFILLPYFTFHLFLLLLLTHFTSYTFSLCSQHDSSALLQFKHSFSVNTSSKPGFLSMCLSFSFKTESWKTGTDCCEWDGVTCDTVSDHVIGLDLSCNNLKGELQPNSTIYKLRHLQQLNLAFNHFSGSSMPIGIGDLVNLTHLNLSFCHLKGNTPSTISHLSKLISLDLSSYSYSNMEINPLTWKKLIHNATNLRELHLNSVDMSSITESSLSMLKNLSSSLVSLSLSETELQGNLSSDILSLPNLQRLDLSFNYNLSGQLPKSNWSSPLRYLNLSSSAFSGEIPYSIGQLKSLTQLDLSHCNLDGMVPLSLWNLTQLTYLDLSDNHLTGFIGEFSTYSLQSLDLSSNNLHGHFPNSIYELQNLTNLDLSSTNLSGVVDFHQFSKLKKLNSLILSHNSFISINIDSSADSILPNLVDLDFSSANINSFPKFQAQNLQTLDLSNNYIHGKIPKWFHKKLLNSWKDIIHINLSFKMLQGHLPIPPHGIVHFLLSNNNFTGNISSTFCNASSLYILNLAHNNLTGMIPQCLGTFPHLSILDMQMNNLYGSIPRTFSKGNAFETIKLNGNQLEGPLPQSLAQCSNLEVLDLGDNNIEDTFPNWLETLPELQVLSLRSNHLHGAITCSSTKHSFPKLRIFDASNNNFSGPLPTSCIKNFQGMINVNDKKTDLQYMRNGYYNDSVVVIVKGFFMELKRILTTFTTIDLSNNMFEGRIPQVIGELYSLKGLNLSNNGITGSIPQSLSNLRNLEWLDLSRNRLTGEIPAALTNLNFLSFLNLSQNHLEGIIPTGQQFDTFGNNSYEGNTMLCGFQLSKSCKNEEDLPPHSTSEDEESGFGWKAVAIGYACGAIFGLLLGYNVFFFTGKPQWLLRLCKSPRMN
- the LOC11432877 gene encoding receptor-like protein Cf-9 homolog, whose amino-acid sequence is MSDHVIGLDLSCNNLKGELHPNSTIFQLKHLQQLNLAFNHFSWSSMPIGVGDLVKLTHLNLSNCYLNGNIPSTISHLSKLVSLDLSSFGDVELKLNPLTWKKLIHNATNLRELYLDNVNMSSIRESSLSMLKNLSSSLVSLSLRDTVLQGNISSDILSLPNLQRLDLSFNQNLSGQLPKSNWSTPLRYLVLSSSAFSGEIPYSIGQLKSLTQLVLSHCNFDGMVPLSLWNLTQLTHLDLSDNHLTGFIGEFSTYSLQSLDLSNNNLQGHFPNSIFQLQNLTYLYLSSTNLSGVVDFHQFSKLNKLWYLVLSHNTFLSINIDSSIDSIIPNLFSLDLSSANINSFPKFQARNLQTLDLSNNNIHGKIPKWFHTKLLNSWKDIRYIDLSFNMLQGDLPIPPSGIQYFSLSNNNFTGNISSTFCNASSLYVLDLAHNNLKGMIPQCLGTFPNLYVLDMQMNNLYGSIPRTFTKGNAFETIKLNGNQLEGSLPQSLANCSYLEVLDLGDNNVEDTFPDWLETLPELQVISLRSNNLHGAITCSSTKHTFPKLRIFDVSNNNFSGPLPASCIKNFQGMMKVNDKKIDLQYMRNGYYNDSVVVTVKGFFIELTRILTAFTTIDLSNNMFEGEIPQVIGELNSLKGLNLSNNGITSSIPQSLSHLRNLEWLDLSCNQLKGEIPVALTNLNFLSVLNLSQNHLEGIIPKGQQFNTFGNDSFEGNTMLCGFPLSKSCKNEEDLPPHSTSEDEEESGFGWKAVAIGYACGAIFGLLFGYNVFFFTGKPEWLVRHVEHMFDIRLKRTNNRAIANRRRMN